Proteins from a single region of Pseudopedobacter saltans DSM 12145:
- a CDS encoding DUF6728 family protein, with protein MYFFRKKDPNRPTSFNLKVMHWINRIAIIIFILGVLYKLVEKFVLHH; from the coding sequence ATGTACTTTTTTAGGAAAAAAGACCCGAACAGACCAACCAGCTTTAATTTGAAAGTAATGCACTGGATAAATAGGATAGCCATCATTATATTCATTTTAGGTGTCCTATATAAATTAGTGGAGAAGTTTGTTCTGCATCATTAA
- a CDS encoding Rid family detoxifying hydrolase: MKKVIYTSNAPEPIGPYSQAILINGTLYVSGQIAINPETNKVIDHNLEAETEQVLNNLAAVLEAADMNFSNVVKTSIFLSDMDHFAKVNELYGKRFTRDFPARETVAVRALPKNVNVEISLVAVK, from the coding sequence ATGAAAAAAGTTATTTATACATCAAACGCCCCAGAGCCAATCGGACCTTATAGCCAGGCAATTCTTATAAATGGTACGTTGTATGTGTCAGGCCAAATAGCAATAAATCCAGAAACTAATAAAGTTATTGACCATAATTTAGAGGCCGAAACGGAACAGGTCCTTAATAATCTCGCAGCAGTTTTAGAGGCTGCGGATATGAACTTTTCCAACGTTGTTAAAACATCCATCTTCTTAAGTGATATGGACCACTTCGCTAAAGTGAATGAGCTTTATGGAAAACGTTTTACCAGGGATTTTCCTGCGAGGGAAACTGTTGCTGTAAGGGCTTTACCGAAAAACGTAAATGTAGAAATTTCGCTGGTTGCTGTAAAATAA